From the Nodularia sphaerocarpa UHCC 0038 genome, the window TCAAATACCTCTACCCCCGATCACGGTTCAGAAAGAAATCGTAGCAGAGATCGAAAGCTACCAAAGAGAAATTACGAATTACGAATTACGAATTAAGGAATGTCGTGAGAAAATCTCTAAAACTATTGATAAGATGTGGGGTAGTGATGAAAGCTGACAACATTGTTAAAACCAAAAGCAATTTATAATATTCATTCATAATTCGTAATTAAAAAAGCATGTCCCCTACCGAACAAAACCAACAACTCTTAGAAGCGAGCGGGCAACTTAGTGATCGTCACATTAGACAGTGATTTTGACGTTTACGGCATCACATTGCCAACTTGGGAGTTTTGTCCGCTAAAAAATCAGATTAATCGCCCAAAGCCTGATCATTAAAGATTTTTAGCCTTGGGGGTAAATGAGTATCCATGATCCATTAATACGAGTTGTTTAGACATATAGGAGAATAAAAAATGGATGAATTTATGGAAGCTGCGATCGCACAAGCAAAACAAGGTAGAAAAGAAGGTGGGATTCCCATCGGTTCTATTCTCGTCAAGGATGGCAAGATTCTCGGTAGAGGACATAACAAACGTGTACAAGATGATGATCCCGTTACCCACGCTGAAATAGATTGTCTCCGCAATGCTGGGAGAGTTGGTAGCTATAGAGGTACAACACTTTACTCTACCTTAATGCCT encodes:
- a CDS encoding nucleoside deaminase — translated: MDEFMEAAIAQAKQGRKEGGIPIGSILVKDGKILGRGHNKRVQDDDPVTHAEIDCLRNAGRVGSYRGTTLYSTLMPCYLCAGAVVQFGIKKVIAGESRTFPGAKEFMVSHGVEVIDLNLDECEQMMSEFIETNPELWNEDIGK